From a region of the Neodiprion fabricii isolate iyNeoFabr1 chromosome 7, iyNeoFabr1.1, whole genome shotgun sequence genome:
- the LOC124186509 gene encoding uncharacterized protein LOC124186509 codes for MDSPPSCSLSATGPLSDLGSSGLGGSISSDSVRAHLAIEMLESDVESKSLSQDSFDYSDGMCGENFNTLKKGPGWAEMDGKLEVEVVEVAIKPPPEFQDSPSPPDSVSSAAPILCYTRSTRHPAPRWIDKMAEMLMQVIVEEALVISCRISWPEGRIAPGSNPVPIVATSAQTSRLLWTSDMLTFSPPCQGSMAITPYSTLNRPNSRCSLSSSRLSSSHNSLNTSGLNHKVDDSSFITSAMSHDVLTTSEISDMYNVPFDSDIYTVPIDMVRPLHELRTPQRPKRHRHHRKRRRNVSASSQSELEAHIQQARQYCAKPRAITHVIKSQRLLTEVCCKDAANGKRHSVPGTSGRHPPHSSNSQAHNIGEPIHMTLHEVRQYLQTLYSSSSDSSENKIKRDKIPASQTPIHLAVPKGINININNNNRYSSPHTDSLTDTPISNKPNNGLVNNNNNSNFRKYKKQNAFANMRNKKVKDEQQKDKSDTEREKIKKSQRNFSLNLKQTLCNIFRFRRLGSPEHFVGKRNSIVQGDIVEEEEGIDSDQHTNNNNTTTNEVDGAVQKLPFFKRALPPLPKSNGQVGVEQAEDALAAMVAKPESPAPSPLVPIDPAKDDEEVAEDTSMDFAASIEKVKDYGWYWGPISGEAAEKILSNEPDGSFIVRDSSDDHYIFSLSFRLNSCVRHVRIEHDQGNFSFGSCTKFKSHTIVDFIENAVEHSRSGRYLFFLHRRPVLGPMRVQLLHPVSRFKQVQSLQHICRFVILKMVRRDLIPTLPLPRRLIDYLSTPHYYSEQLAEQDDRAESPVSSSTGELEKICFTPQALS; via the exons ATGGACTCCCCGCCATCATGCTCGCTAAGTGCCACTGGGCCACTGAGTGACCTGGGCAGCAGCGGACTTGGAGGTTCGATATCCAGTGATTCTGTACGAGCACATCTTGCTATTGAG ATGTTGGAGAGCGACGTTGAAAGTAAATCGTTATCTCAAGACTCGTTTGATTATTCCGATGGTATGTGCGGCGAGAATTTCAACACTTTGAAAAAGGGACCCGGCTGGGCAGAGATGGACGGTAAATTGGAGGTGGAGGTTGTCGAGGTGGCGATCAAACCTCCGCCAGAATTTCAAGACAGCCCGTCTCCGCCAGACTCCGTATCATCGGCAGCACCTATTCTCTGTTACACCCGTTCAACGCGGCATCCAGCGCCTCGATGGATAGACAAAATGGCCGAAATGTTGATGCAGGTGATAGTCGAAGAAGCTCTAGTCATATCGTGCAGGATATCCTGGCCCGAAGGGCGGATAGCGCCGGGTTCCAATCCTGTGCCGATAGTTGCAACGAGTGCGCAAACCTCTCGCCTACTTTGGACATCGGACATGCTGACTTTTTCACCGCCGTGTCAGGGATCGATGGCAATAACGCCGTACAGCACGTTGAATCGTCCGAACTCTCGTTGCTCCTTATCGTCTTCGCGCTTGTCCAGTTCTCACAATTCGTTAAATACCTCAGGATTAAACCACAAAGTCGACGACAGTAGTTTCATAACGTCGGCAATGTCTCACGACGTTTTAACTACTAGTGAAATAAGTGATATGTACAACGTGCCGTTTGACTCCGACATTTATACCGTACCGATAGATATGGTGCGACCTTTGCACGAACTTAGAACCCCTCAAAGGCCGAAAAGGCACAGACATCATAGGAAGAGGCGGAGAAACGTATCGGCCAGTTCACAGAGCGAATTGGAAGCGCACATTCAACAGGCAAGGCAGTATTGTGCAAAACCGCGCGCCATTACCCACGTTATCAAATCGCAGCGATTACTGACCGAAGTTTGTTGCAAAGACGCAGCCAACGGAAAGCGGCACAGCGTTCCGGGGACTTCGGGTCGTCATCCTCCTCACTCGTCCAACAGTCAGGCGCACAATATTGGCGAACCTATCCACATGACGCTACACGAAGTGCGACAGTATTTGCAAACGTTATATTCAAGCTCCAGTGATtctagtgaaaataaaataaaacgtgataAAATACCTGCGAGTCAAACACCTATACATCTAGCAGTGCCAAAGggtattaatattaatattaacaataacaatagaTATAGCAGTCCACATACGGACTCGTTGACGGATACACCAATTTCTAATAAGCCGAACAACGGTCTagttaataacaataataactcTAATTTTAGAAAGTATAAAAAGCAAAATGCGTTCGCCaatatgagaaataaaaaggtCAAAGATGAACAGCAGAAGGATAAGTCTGACACGGAAAGGGAGAAGATTAAGAAGTCGCAGCGCAATTTTTCcttaaatttaaaacaaaccCTTTGTAATATCTTTAGGTTTAGGCGGCTCGGCTCGCCTGAACATTTTGTAGGTAAACGAAATAGCATCGTACAAGGTGATATCgttgaggaggaggagggcaTCGACTCTGATCAACATaccaataacaataataccaCAACTAACGAAGTTGACGGTGCTGTGCAAAAGTTACCTTTTTTTAAACGCGCGCTACCTCCTCTGCCTAAGAGCAACGGACAGGTCGGAGTAGAACAAGCTGAGGATGCGCTCGCAGCGATGGTTGCCAAGCCCGAGTCTCCGGCTCCTTCGCCTTTGGTGCCCATTGATCCGGCGAAAGACGACGAAGAAGTCGCCGAAGATACGAGCATGGATTTCGCCGCTAGTATTGAAAAAGTGAAGGAT taTGGCTGGTATTGGGGACCGATATCCGGGGAAgcagctgaaaaaatattatccaaCGAACCGGATGGATCATTTATTGTACGCGATAGCAGCGATGAccattacattttttcattgtcattTAGACTAAACAGTTGCGTCAGACATGTTCGGATAGAACATGATCAGG GCAACTTCAGTTTTGGCAGTTGTACCAAATTCAAATCGCACACAATTGTGGATTTCATCGAGAATGCAGTAGAACACTCACGCAGTGGGCGTTATCTGTTTTTCCTTCATCGGCGACCGGTGTTGGGTCCCATGCGCGTACAACTCCTTCATCCTGTGTCGAGGTTCAAGCAGGTTCAAAGCCTGCAACACATATGCAGATTTGTTATACTAAAAATGGTGCGCAGGGATCTAATTCCCACCCTGCCTTTGCCTCGTCGCCTCATCGATTACCTAAGTACGCCGCATTACTACAGCGAACAGCTTGCTGAACAAGACGATCGCGCCGAATCACCGGTCAGTTCTTCTACCGGTGAATTAGAAAAGATTTGTTTCACACCGCAGGCTTTATCGTGA
- the LOC124186515 gene encoding ubiquitin-conjugating enzyme E2 G2 isoform X2 yields MQFTCEMFHPNIYADGRVCISILHAPGDDPMGYESSAERWSPVQSVEKILLSVVSMLAEPNDESGANVDAAKMWREDRLEFERIAQKLVKKTLGIPI; encoded by the exons ATGCAATTCACATGTGAGATGTTTCATCCGAACA TATATGCTGATGGAAGAGTTTGCATTAGCATTCTTCACGCGCCGGGAGATGATCCGATGGGTTACGAAAGTAGCGCGGAAAGATGGAGTCCTGTGCAgagtgtagaaaaaattttattgagtGTCGTCAGCATGTTGGCAGAGCCTAACGATGAGAGCGGAGCTAATGTTGACGCGGCTAAAATGTGGAGAGAAGATCGCCTTGAATTTGAGAGAATTGCACAGAAGCTAGTTAAGAAGACTCTTGGAATTCCAATATAG